The sequence CTACTGTAATCTAATTGATTATCTGGAGAAGTATAAAGCGGATGTGGTTTCGTATGGTGCGTTTCTTGAAGGAGAGTCTGTGTATCAAACACATTTCACTTCATCTGGTATTATTGTTATGGGAAATGAAGCGCATGGGATCAGACCTGAATTAGAATCTGTTATTGAGAAACAAATCAGTATTCCCCGTTTTGGAAGTGCTGAATCATTAAATGTAGCGATTGCAACCGCTATAATATGTGATAACTGGAGAAGATCTCTTCATAGAACTTAATTTTTATATTCGGTTTTTACCTGAGTTATCCAGCATTTAACTAGAGCTTTATCTTCCAAGAATGCATGCTGGATTTATAGTGAGTCATTTTATTCACAGAAAAAGTTTGCTGCGCATAGTTTTATGCAAGCAACAGTTTGCGGTGAATTCAGATTAGATTTTTTTTGTCGTGAGTTATGCGCAAAGTGAAAAGTGATTGGAATTCTGGTCAAAAATAAAATTGCAGTAAATAAAACGCAATCTATCAGCGTATAGGGAGGACGGCTTTGCCTTCTCTAAAAACGTTTTTGCATAAAACTATGCGCACGTAAAAAATCAACTTTATAGGAGACTCACATATAAATTTAGTATGAGTATTCTGTAAAATCTGCTAATTTAGTCTTCAGATTTAGAGTATAAATATTTGTCAATAATTATATGTGCAATATACAATCCCGGTGTAAGCAATAATGCCATGCTTACCTTATATAAATAACTATTAACACCTGTCGATAAAACCTGTGCAAAAGACCAGTTGCCAAATACATAGAATGCAATAAAAATAACTACATAACTATCTATTAACTGTGAGATTATAGTAGAACCTGTTGCCCGCAACCAGATTCTTTTACTTCCAGTGATATTTCTTAGATATTGGAAGACATAGGCATCAAGGAGCTGGCTTAGTAAAAAAGCAGCTATAGATCCTACAATGATATTGAGACCCTGACGGAAGATTTTTGAGAAGGCAAAATTGATATCAAAGTTGTTATCACCTTTATTTACGTCCAACCAGAATTGAGCAGGCGGTAAATGGGTAGAAACAAAAATAATCAGAAACCCATACGTAATAAGAATTGCTCCCAGATAACTTACCCGTTTTACACCTTTCGGTCCAAAATATTCATTGATGATATCTGAGGTAATAAATACAATAGGCCAGGGAAGTGCTCCTGCAGGCAAATTAAAATCTTGTTTGAAACTGCCTATTGGAATTTGGGCAGGAGGAAAACCAAATACGGATTCCAGTGAAAACATCTTTGCTCCAATGATTTCTGAGATAATTGCATTTGTAAGAAAAATGCCACTCAGAACCATAAAAAGATTTTGTTTTTTTTGTGTGTCAGGCTGAATTTGGGTAATGGTTTTCAAGGATCAGAGCGTATGTTCGACAATAAGAATAATAGTAAGTGGGAAATAATAGTTTACTAACTCTAAAAATACTAAAATGTTTTAATCAGCCAAAGATATAGTAGTCCCTTCTGTTGCAAGTTGTGTATTAGGGAAAATACTGCGAGCTTCTTCAAGTAATGGGGATAAGTCTTTGTAGCGTGCTGAAAAATGTCCTATCAGGAGTTTGTCTACATTGGCAAGCTTCGCTATTTTTGCAGCGTCATGTGCTGTACTATGATGAGTTTTTAAAGCTCTTTCTGCTTCTGAATTCATAAATGTTGCTTCATGATATAAGAGGTCAACATTATGGATCTGTTCTATAACAGGTTCATAATAAGCTGTGTCAGAGCAATAAGCATAACTAAGCGACTTTCTGGGTGAAAGAGTAAGATCGGAGTTATGGTAAAGGAGTGTACCATTCTCATCAAAAAGATCTTTTCCTTCTTTCAGACGTTTGATCTGATGAGGGGAAATATAGTCTGGCAATGTTTCTTTTTTGATTCTGCGTTTGCGTGTTTTTTCCTGGAATAAAAAACCTGTGCAGGGAATGCCATGGTTAAGTGGAATGGTGGAAACAGTCATCACATCATTTTCATATATAACCTGTTGGATAGGGTCTAACGCATGAAAATGAACTGTATAGATAAGCCATGTTTCGGAACATCGGAATTGGTTTGTAATAACATCAGAGAGGAGAGGAGGTCCATATAAATGTAGGTCTTCAGTGCGACCATTAAGATTCATGGTTGCTAACAGACCAACCAGCCCATAAAAGTGATCTCCGTGTAAATGGCTGATGACTATATGGTTGATACGATTGATTTTACACTGATACTTTAATAATTGAAACTGTGTTCCTTCACCACAGTCTATCAGAAAGTAATCTTGTTCTACCTGTAAAAGCTGCGAGGTGGGATATCGGCCAAAGGCGGGAGTGGCAGAACTGCTACCTAATATTTTTAATGTGAAAGCCAATGCAGTACTGAATAAAAGTTGCACAGAAAAAATAAATGAAGATTGCCTGTTTCGTTTACAGGCAATCACTTATAATCTGGAATTTTATTCAGTTTCTTCTTTACCAAATTCACTTTCTAACTCATGAAAGAAAACTGCATCAACTGCTTCTGGAGTGGTTGGAAGTATATGGAGTACACTTTCCAGTTGAGAAATCTTAATCAGTTTTTGTACATGGTCAGAAAGTCCTGTCAATACAAATAATCCTTCAGATTCTTTGCAGAGACGATTACCTGTAAGTACTGCACTTAGTCCTGACGAATCCATGTATTTGGTTTCAGACAAGTCCAGAATAATATTTTTATATCCTTCTGCATTGAACGTTACAAGTTCTGTTTTCAACAAAGGGGTCAGGGTTGCATCAAGTTTGCTTTCATGCAACTGAATTAATACATATTTTTCCTGTTTATCTAGCGTGAATTTCATTGGAATTCGATTGGTTTTTGATTGAGAGCAGGACAAGCAACGTCCAATCAAAAAGAGATTGCTTTAGCTATCAGTCGAACTTTACTAGGAATTATCATGCAAATTAACACATTTCGGAATAATATAAAAATCATTTAGAATTCACTAATTACACTATTTATGTGAGCTTCTATTCTGCTTTCAATACCATCTGTAGAAATGCGTTCGAATGGCTGGCCTGTCATCCTTTCAAATAGTTCCACATATCTGTCTGTTATAGTTTGTATCCAGGTATCAGACATTGCAGGGACAGTTTGTCCTTCTTTTCCTTGAAATCCATTGGCAATCAGCCATTCACGAACGAACTCCTTCGAAAGTTGTTTTTGTGATTCTCCTGAATTCTGTCGTTCTGAGTAGCCATCTGCATAGAAGTACCGGGAAGAATCCGGGGTATGAACTTCATCAATCAGGTAAATAGTTTCATCTATCTTTCCAAATTCGTACTTGGTATCTACCAGAATCAAGCCTCTTTCTGCAGCAATTTGTGTTCCTCTCTCAAATAAAGCTAATGCATATTTTTCAAGTTGAGTATAATCACTTTCTGAAACTATACCTCGTTTAATAATTTCTTCTCTGGAGATATCCTCATCATGACCTTCTTTTGCTTTAGTCGTGGGTGTGATAATAGGAGAGGGGAGTTTATCATTTTCTTTTAGTCCTTCAGGTAAGGAAACTCCACAAAGTATACGTTTTCCTGACTTATATT is a genomic window of Xanthocytophaga agilis containing:
- a CDS encoding queuosine precursor transporter, translating into MVLSGIFLTNAIISEIIGAKMFSLESVFGFPPAQIPIGSFKQDFNLPAGALPWPIVFITSDIINEYFGPKGVKRVSYLGAILITYGFLIIFVSTHLPPAQFWLDVNKGDNNFDINFAFSKIFRQGLNIIVGSIAAFLLSQLLDAYVFQYLRNITGSKRIWLRATGSTIISQLIDSYVVIFIAFYVFGNWSFAQVLSTGVNSYLYKVSMALLLTPGLYIAHIIIDKYLYSKSED
- a CDS encoding ribonuclease Z, which codes for MQLLFSTALAFTLKILGSSSATPAFGRYPTSQLLQVEQDYFLIDCGEGTQFQLLKYQCKINRINHIVISHLHGDHFYGLVGLLATMNLNGRTEDLHLYGPPLLSDVITNQFRCSETWLIYTVHFHALDPIQQVIYENDVMTVSTIPLNHGIPCTGFLFQEKTRKRRIKKETLPDYISPHQIKRLKEGKDLFDENGTLLYHNSDLTLSPRKSLSYAYCSDTAYYEPVIEQIHNVDLLYHEATFMNSEAERALKTHHSTAHDAAKIAKLANVDKLLIGHFSARYKDLSPLLEEARSIFPNTQLATEGTTISLAD
- a CDS encoding STAS domain-containing protein, with the protein product MKFTLDKQEKYVLIQLHESKLDATLTPLLKTELVTFNAEGYKNIILDLSETKYMDSSGLSAVLTGNRLCKESEGLFVLTGLSDHVQKLIKISQLESVLHILPTTPEAVDAVFFHELESEFGKEETE
- a CDS encoding phosphoribosylaminoimidazolesuccinocarboxamide synthase; protein product: MYALKETYFQFKNQTDFYRGKVRDVYYFNDKMVVVATDRISAFDVILPRPIPYKGQVLNQIAALFLQKTSDILPNWLQSVPDPNVSVGLRCEPFAVEMVVRGYLAGHAWREYKSGKRILCGVSLPEGLKENDKLPSPIITPTTKAKEGHDEDISREEIIKRGIVSESDYTQLEKYALALFERGTQIAAERGLILVDTKYEFGKIDETIYLIDEVHTPDSSRYFYADGYSERQNSGESQKQLSKEFVREWLIANGFQGKEGQTVPAMSDTWIQTITDRYVELFERMTGQPFERISTDGIESRIEAHINSVISEF